From the Pontibaca methylaminivorans genome, the window CGGTATAGAGCGTGGCGCGGAACCCTTGCGGGTCGTCGAACCAGCTTTCCATGGCCTGCTCGATCTCGGCGGCGGAGGTCAGCCCGGCCAGTTCGCCGCGCAGTGCGCCCAGAAGCTCCTCCGCCGGCCGCAGGGGGGTGCTGTCCGAGGCCGCGCCGGCAAACAGGCTGCGTCCGCCGCTGCTGCCGTTCAGCGATGCGATGACGGTGGACAGTCCCTCGCGGGCCTGTTGCGCGGCATGGGACACTTCCGATTGCGATGTCGCCTGGGTGAGGATGATCAGCGACGAGCCGATCGTGTCCGCCGTGCCGTCGATAGCGGCGAGGCCAAGCTGCACGGCATCGGTGAAAGCGGCCGCTTCGCGTGCCGCGACCGAATAGGCGGAGAGGCGCGTGAGGTTCTGTTCGATATCCGCAAGATGCGAAAGATCCCCGCCGAAACGGTCGGGAAGGCTGGCTTTCCGGCCGGAGGTGAGTTCTTGCAGCAGGGTCGTGGCCTGCGCCTTGATCTGGGCGTTGCGC encodes:
- a CDS encoding flagellin gives rise to the protein MTPTSIGDLALGMMLRTRNAQIKAQATTLLQELTSGRKASLPDRFGGDLSHLADIEQNLTRLSAYSVAAREAAAFTDAVQLGLAAIDGTADTIGSSLIILTQATSQSEVSHAAQQAREGLSTVIASLNGSSGGRSLFAGAASDSTPLRPAEELLGALRGELAGLTSAAEIEQAMESWFDDPQGFRATLYTGSDNDLPAVEIAEGQKVALTRRADDPVFRDTLRFLATAALADDPALTVNQSERVALLTGAGNGLLNNHRALIETSAEIGAAESRIEDAMARNNASRSSLEQARNALVSVDRYETATRLEEVQFQLESLYAVTVRTAHLSLLNFLR